Proteins encoded in a region of the Flavobacteriaceae bacterium HL-DH10 genome:
- the lon gene encoding endopeptidase La: protein MKKSNFITLDSLSLQEFDENSELIPLMTPEDEEEINNEELPETLPILSLRNTVLFPGVVIPITAGRDKSIKLINDANKGGKVIGVVAQKDETIENPTAMDIHETGTVARILRVLKMPDGNVTVIIQGKKRFKVAEVLTEEPYMNATIRDIPEAKPAVKNKEFSAIIESIKDLALEIIKESPNIPSEASFAIKNIESNSFLINFVSSNMNLSVNEKQSLLEMDDLKKRALATLKFMNVEFQKLELKNDIQSRVQMDMSQQQREYFLHQQMKTIQEELGGVSHDEEIEEMKVRALEKKWDEKVAKHFEKEIAKMQRMNPQVAEYSIQRNYLELFLDLPWNEFSTDKFDLKRAMKILDRDHFGLEDVKKRIIEYLAVLKLRNDMKSPILCLYGPPGVGKTSLGKSIAEALGREYVRISLGGLRDEAEIRGHRKTYIGAMPGRIIQSLKKAGTSNPVFVLDEIDKLSNSNQGDPSSAMLEVLDPEQNSEFYDNFLEMGYDLSKVMFIATSNSLSTIQPALLDRMEIINVSGYTIEEKVEIARRHLLPKQLKAHGLTDKHLKIGKPQLEKIVEGYTRESGVRGLEKQIAKMVRYAAKNIAMEEDYDIKVSNEDVIKVLGGPKLERDKYENNNVAGVVTGLAWTRVGGDILFIESILSKGKGAMNITGNLGKVMKESATIAMEYIKSNADEFGVDSTVFDKYNVHIHVPEGATPKDGPSAGVTMLTSLVSLFTQRKVKKSLAMTGEITLRGKVLPVGGIKEKILAAKRARIKEILLCEENRRDIEEIKPEYLKGLTFHYVTDMSDVIKIALTNQKVKNAKTL from the coding sequence ATGAAGAAATCTAATTTTATAACCCTTGACAGTTTGTCATTACAGGAATTTGATGAAAACTCAGAATTAATTCCGCTAATGACCCCTGAAGATGAAGAAGAAATAAATAATGAAGAATTGCCAGAAACACTGCCAATTTTATCATTACGTAACACAGTGTTGTTCCCTGGTGTTGTAATTCCTATTACTGCTGGCAGAGATAAATCTATTAAACTTATAAATGATGCTAATAAAGGCGGAAAAGTTATAGGTGTAGTAGCTCAAAAGGATGAAACGATTGAAAATCCAACTGCAATGGATATTCATGAAACAGGAACTGTTGCTAGAATTTTACGTGTTTTAAAAATGCCTGATGGTAACGTAACGGTTATTATCCAGGGAAAAAAACGTTTTAAAGTAGCCGAGGTACTTACTGAAGAACCTTACATGAATGCAACAATTAGAGATATTCCTGAAGCAAAACCTGCAGTTAAAAACAAGGAGTTTTCAGCTATTATCGAATCTATAAAAGATCTAGCTTTAGAAATCATTAAAGAAAGTCCAAACATTCCAAGTGAGGCTTCTTTCGCTATAAAAAATATTGAAAGCAATTCGTTTTTAATAAACTTTGTGTCTTCTAATATGAATTTGTCTGTTAATGAAAAACAGTCACTTTTAGAAATGGACGATCTTAAAAAGCGTGCGCTTGCTACGCTTAAGTTCATGAACGTTGAGTTTCAAAAACTAGAGCTTAAAAATGATATCCAATCTAGAGTTCAGATGGATATGAGCCAGCAACAACGTGAGTATTTCTTGCACCAACAAATGAAAACCATCCAAGAGGAATTAGGAGGTGTTAGTCATGATGAGGAAATTGAAGAAATGAAGGTGCGTGCTCTAGAAAAAAAATGGGATGAAAAGGTAGCTAAACATTTTGAAAAAGAAATTGCCAAAATGCAGCGTATGAATCCGCAAGTGGCAGAGTATTCTATTCAACGTAACTATTTAGAGCTGTTTTTAGATTTACCGTGGAATGAGTTTAGTACAGATAAATTCGATTTAAAACGTGCTATGAAAATCTTAGATCGCGATCATTTCGGGTTAGAAGATGTTAAGAAAAGAATTATTGAATACTTAGCTGTATTGAAACTTCGTAATGATATGAAATCACCAATTTTATGTCTTTACGGTCCTCCGGGAGTTGGAAAAACATCTTTAGGTAAATCTATTGCTGAAGCCTTAGGAAGAGAATATGTGCGTATTTCATTGGGTGGTTTACGTGATGAAGCAGAAATACGAGGTCATAGAAAAACCTATATTGGAGCCATGCCTGGGCGTATTATTCAGAGTCTTAAAAAAGCGGGAACATCAAATCCAGTGTTTGTACTAGATGAAATTGATAAATTATCTAATTCAAATCAAGGCGATCCTTCTTCTGCAATGCTTGAAGTTTTAGATCCAGAACAAAATAGTGAGTTCTACGATAATTTTTTAGAAATGGGCTACGACCTTTCTAAAGTCATGTTCATTGCAACGTCAAATAGTTTATCAACAATACAACCAGCCTTACTTGATCGTATGGAAATTATAAATGTTTCTGGTTATACTATTGAAGAAAAAGTAGAAATCGCAAGACGTCATTTGTTGCCTAAGCAATTAAAAGCACATGGTTTAACCGATAAGCATCTTAAAATAGGAAAACCTCAATTAGAAAAAATAGTTGAAGGATACACAAGAGAATCTGGTGTTCGTGGTTTAGAGAAGCAAATTGCTAAAATGGTACGTTATGCAGCTAAAAATATCGCGATGGAAGAAGATTACGATATTAAAGTTTCTAATGAAGATGTTATTAAAGTTTTAGGCGGTCCTAAATTAGAGCGTGATAAATATGAAAATAATAATGTTGCAGGAGTCGTTACAGGTTTGGCTTGGACCCGTGTTGGAGGTGATATTTTATTTATAGAATCTATCCTTTCTAAAGGGAAAGGTGCGATGAATATTACTGGTAACCTTGGTAAAGTCATGAAAGAATCGGCTACTATTGCTATGGAATACATCAAATCAAATGCAGATGAATTTGGGGTTGATTCAACTGTTTTCGATAAGTATAATGTGCATATTCACGTGCCTGAAGGCGCTACACCAAAAGATGGACCGAGTGCTGGTGTTACAATGTTAACCTCATTAGTATCATTATTTACACAAAGAAAAGTAAAGAAAAGTTTAGCAATGACTGGAGAAATAACACTTCGTGGAAAAGTGCTCCCTGTTGGAGGTATTAAAGAAAAAATATTGGCAGCTAAACGCGCTAGAATAAAAGAGATTTTACTGTGTGAAGAAAATAGACGCGATATTGAGGAAATTAAACCTGAATACTTAAAAGGCTTAACGTTTCATTATGTGACTGATATGAGCGATGTTATTAAAATAGCGCTTACCAATCAAAAAGTTAAAAACGCTAAGACATTATAA
- a CDS encoding rhomboid family intramembrane serine protease, whose amino-acid sequence MGNLDLVTIIIIAANVIISYKGFGDYGFFDQYKFNVGGIQRGEKIRLFSSGFLHADTQHLLFNMLTLYFFAGTVINYVGIVSFLLIYIGSLFFGNLLSLYFHKNEYQYSAVGASGAVTGVLYSAILLQPGMSLIMFFIPIPIPAYIFGIGYLLYSIYGMKKRIGNIGHDAHFGGAIGGYVITLILSPWLFQTNLLMIGLLALPIVLLFVLKKAGKM is encoded by the coding sequence ATGGGCAATTTAGATTTAGTTACTATAATAATTATAGCAGCCAATGTTATTATATCTTATAAAGGTTTTGGTGACTATGGTTTTTTCGATCAATATAAGTTTAATGTTGGCGGTATACAACGTGGAGAAAAAATACGTTTATTTAGTTCTGGGTTTTTACATGCAGATACGCAGCATTTATTATTTAATATGCTAACCTTATATTTTTTTGCAGGTACAGTAATTAATTATGTTGGTATAGTTAGTTTCTTATTGATTTATATAGGGAGTTTGTTTTTTGGTAATTTGTTATCGCTATATTTTCATAAAAATGAATACCAGTATAGTGCTGTAGGGGCTAGCGGTGCAGTAACAGGTGTTTTGTATTCAGCTATTTTGTTACAACCAGGTATGAGTTTAATAATGTTTTTTATACCTATCCCAATTCCTGCATATATTTTTGGTATAGGGTATTTATTATATTCTATTTACGGAATGAAAAAAAGAATTGGCAATATAGGTCATGATGCTCATTTTGGTGGTGCTATTGGTGGCTATGTCATTACTTTAATTTTATCTCCATGGTTATTTCAAACCAATTTACTTATGATTGGTTTATTAGCTTTACCAATAGTTTTATTGTTTGTTTTAAAGAAAGCTGGGAAAATGTAA
- the porQ gene encoding type IX secretion system protein PorQ, which produces MLKKIITFISLSISVHAIAQVGGEATYQFLNLVSSPRQAALGGKVLTNVDYDVTQALFNPATINVDMDNQLALNYSSYLGGISYGTAAYAYTVDRRTQTFHAGITYINYGTFDGYDENGNSTGTFAGNEAALSMGYALQIGYSDFYFGANVKLITSKLEQYSSLGAAVDLGLLYINEDLDFHAALAVRNLGSQITTYADLNEPLPFEVDFGMSQRLENVPICWYVTFENLQDWPIARPNPARITSDLSGNSTSEKIGFLGQVIRHTILGAELFPEGGFNIRLGYNFRRGEELRIIDQRNFSGVSAGFSIKMNKMRFSYTHAKYTSAANSNFFGLQIDLQ; this is translated from the coding sequence ATGCTGAAGAAAATTATCACTTTTATTAGTCTCTCTATAAGTGTGCATGCTATAGCACAAGTTGGGGGAGAAGCTACTTATCAATTTCTTAATTTAGTATCATCGCCTCGTCAAGCAGCTTTAGGAGGAAAAGTGTTAACTAATGTAGATTATGATGTAACACAAGCACTTTTTAATCCTGCTACTATAAATGTAGATATGGATAATCAGTTAGCATTAAATTATTCAAGTTATTTAGGTGGTATTAGTTATGGAACGGCAGCATATGCTTACACAGTTGATAGACGTACTCAAACATTTCATGCGGGGATTACTTATATAAATTACGGGACTTTTGATGGATATGATGAAAACGGTAATTCAACAGGAACTTTTGCTGGGAATGAAGCTGCTTTATCTATGGGCTACGCACTTCAAATTGGGTATTCCGATTTTTATTTTGGTGCTAATGTGAAATTGATAACTTCAAAATTAGAACAATACAGTTCGTTAGGAGCAGCTGTAGATTTAGGGTTATTGTATATTAATGAAGATTTAGATTTTCATGCTGCTTTAGCTGTTAGAAATTTAGGTTCTCAAATTACCACTTATGCTGACTTAAATGAACCGTTGCCTTTTGAGGTTGATTTTGGTATGTCTCAGCGTTTAGAAAATGTGCCAATTTGTTGGTATGTAACATTCGAAAACCTTCAAGATTGGCCAATTGCTAGACCAAATCCTGCTCGTATTACTAGTGACTTAAGCGGTAATAGTACTTCTGAAAAAATAGGTTTTCTAGGACAAGTTATAAGGCATACTATTTTAGGAGCAGAATTGTTTCCCGAAGGTGGATTTAATATACGACTAGGTTATAACTTTAGAAGAGGGGAAGAATTACGAATTATAGATCAACGTAATTTTTCAGGGGTATCTGCAGGCTTTTCAATAAAAATGAATAAAATGCGATTTAGTTATACGCATGCAAAATACACCAGTGCAGCTAATTCAAACTTTTTTGGTTTACAGATAGATTTACAGTAA
- the glmM gene encoding phosphoglucosamine mutase: MTLIKSISGIRGTIGGQVGENLTPIDAVKFASAYGVWIKQQRDKENYKVVVGRDARISGKMMQNLVMNTLIGLGIDVVDLGLSTTPTVEVAVPMEHADGGIILTASHNPKQWNALKLLNADGEFLDGEEGAKILEIAESDTMNFADVDSLGKITKNRAYIDLHIIEVLDLPLVTVKPIEEARFRVVVDGVNSTGGIAIPLLLERLGVDVIKLYCEPNGHFPHNPEPLKEHLTDLSEAVKKHKADFGIVVDPDVDRLAFMDENGEMFGEEYTLVACADYVLSRTPGNTVSNMSSTRALRDVTEKHGGTYEASAVGEVNVVKLMKKNKVVIGGEGNGGIIYPDAHYGRDALVGVALFLSLLADKRMSVSELRKTYPNYFMSKKKIELTPDLDVDGILKVIEARYQNEQLTTIDGVKIDFPESWVHLRKSNTEPIIRIYTEAKSQDEADTLADKLIEEIGAIAKI, from the coding sequence ATGACATTAATAAAATCAATTTCAGGAATTAGAGGAACCATTGGCGGACAAGTAGGTGAAAACCTAACACCTATTGATGCGGTTAAATTTGCATCTGCTTATGGGGTTTGGATTAAGCAGCAACGTGATAAAGAAAATTATAAAGTAGTTGTTGGTAGGGATGCTCGTATTTCTGGTAAGATGATGCAGAATTTAGTTATGAATACACTTATTGGTTTGGGAATTGATGTTGTTGATTTAGGACTTTCTACAACACCAACTGTAGAAGTTGCAGTTCCTATGGAGCATGCCGATGGAGGCATTATTTTAACTGCCAGTCATAATCCAAAACAATGGAATGCCTTAAAATTATTAAATGCAGATGGAGAATTTCTTGATGGTGAAGAAGGTGCTAAAATTCTAGAAATAGCCGAAAGTGATACCATGAATTTTGCCGATGTAGATAGCTTAGGAAAAATAACAAAGAATAGAGCCTATATAGATTTGCATATTATTGAAGTTTTAGATTTACCATTGGTTACCGTAAAACCTATTGAAGAAGCTCGTTTTCGAGTAGTTGTTGATGGTGTGAATTCTACTGGTGGTATTGCTATTCCTTTATTGTTAGAACGTTTAGGTGTTGATGTCATTAAATTGTATTGTGAACCAAACGGACATTTTCCACATAATCCAGAGCCTTTAAAAGAACATTTAACCGATTTATCTGAAGCAGTGAAAAAGCATAAAGCCGATTTCGGGATTGTGGTAGATCCAGATGTTGATAGATTAGCATTTATGGATGAAAACGGAGAGATGTTTGGCGAAGAATATACGTTAGTAGCTTGTGCCGATTACGTATTAAGTAGAACACCTGGGAATACCGTGAGTAATATGAGTTCTACCAGAGCTTTACGAGATGTTACCGAAAAACATGGTGGCACATATGAAGCTAGTGCTGTGGGAGAAGTGAATGTAGTTAAACTCATGAAAAAGAATAAAGTAGTTATTGGAGGAGAAGGTAATGGTGGTATTATTTATCCTGATGCACATTATGGACGTGATGCGCTTGTTGGAGTTGCTTTATTTTTAAGTTTATTAGCGGACAAAAGAATGAGCGTAAGTGAACTTAGAAAAACCTATCCTAATTATTTTATGAGTAAAAAGAAGATCGAGTTAACACCAGATTTAGATGTTGATGGTATTTTAAAAGTGATTGAAGCACGTTATCAAAATGAGCAATTAACAACCATTGACGGTGTGAAAATAGATTTTCCTGAAAGTTGGGTACACTTACGAAAAAGTAATACAGAACCAATTATTAGAATTTATACAGAAGCAAAATCTCAAGATGAAGCTGATACTTTAGCTGATAAGCTTATTGAGGAAATAGGAGCGATTGCTAAAATTTAA
- a CDS encoding lysophospholipid acyltransferase family protein, with protein sequence MQFLAYILVYPLLWLISILPFKILYVVSDGVYVLLYYIIGYRKKVVTNNLKLVFPNKTETEIKVIRKKFYHHLCDMFLEMAKTMTISEKSLKKRFKIKNPEELKRLEALNKSIILIFGHYASWEWSIVIQNYINFKGLAVYKQLANKYFDKLVRDIRSKFNTSLISTKETISAINHNEENGIKSITGFLSDQSPRLTKDVYWSSFMGIEVPCFTGAERLAKKLDLSTAFLKVTKVKRGYYEAEIMTLAENSNDYKDYELTDMFLREVEKQIYEAPEYYFWTHKRWKHKGKK encoded by the coding sequence ATGCAATTTCTAGCATATATTCTTGTTTATCCTCTTTTATGGTTAATATCTATTTTACCCTTTAAAATACTATACGTTGTATCTGATGGTGTTTATGTATTACTGTATTACATTATTGGATACAGAAAAAAAGTAGTTACCAATAACTTAAAGCTTGTTTTTCCCAACAAAACTGAAACAGAAATAAAAGTCATCAGAAAAAAATTCTATCACCATTTATGTGATATGTTTTTAGAAATGGCAAAAACCATGACGATTTCTGAAAAATCATTAAAAAAACGTTTTAAAATTAAAAACCCTGAAGAATTAAAACGACTTGAGGCCTTAAATAAAAGTATTATTTTAATTTTTGGGCATTATGCTAGTTGGGAATGGTCTATTGTTATTCAAAACTATATTAATTTTAAAGGATTAGCCGTTTATAAGCAATTAGCAAACAAATATTTTGATAAGCTTGTTAGAGATATTCGGTCAAAATTTAACACCTCTTTAATTAGCACAAAAGAAACTATATCCGCTATTAATCATAATGAGGAAAATGGTATAAAAAGTATCACTGGTTTTTTAAGCGATCAATCTCCTAGACTCACTAAAGATGTATATTGGAGTTCGTTTATGGGTATAGAAGTTCCGTGTTTTACAGGTGCTGAACGTTTAGCAAAAAAATTAGATTTATCTACCGCCTTTTTAAAAGTAACCAAAGTAAAACGTGGATATTATGAAGCTGAAATTATGACACTTGCTGAAAACTCAAACGATTATAAAGACTACGAACTTACCGATATGTTTTTACGCGAAGTTGAAAAGCAAATTTATGAAGCACCTGAATATTATTTTTGGACTCATAAACGTTGGAAACATAAAGGAAAGAAGTAA